A genomic segment from Sphingopyxis sp. DBS4 encodes:
- a CDS encoding EthD domain-containing protein: MLCQVPRKLGMSEHEFYPRYLQGHGSLVRNHARAMGFLRYVQAHRIALPEIDNFSAGQPWRTPLDGQSELWWESWESMESALASPEGGKASAILEADEQEFTDTSNVSGFVAQEEIVLDLSDGSPPGFGTAVKMVIDIWKRPDLSTAEFSARWRGQHGDLVRQHAAALGICKYVQNHRDPAAKFDFAELRGWQPAPNGVTEMWWPDIEAMRSALASPEALSSLTAISLDEVVFADPALTRAFVAKEHTIFDYVGAVPSTRDP, translated from the coding sequence ATGTTATGTCAGGTGCCCCGCAAGCTGGGCATGAGCGAGCACGAATTCTACCCGCGCTATCTCCAGGGGCATGGCAGCCTTGTTCGAAACCACGCACGGGCGATGGGCTTCTTGCGCTACGTTCAGGCACATCGGATCGCCTTGCCCGAAATCGACAATTTCAGCGCGGGTCAACCCTGGCGTACCCCGTTAGACGGTCAGTCGGAACTGTGGTGGGAAAGCTGGGAAAGCATGGAAAGCGCGCTCGCCTCGCCCGAGGGTGGCAAGGCCAGCGCCATCCTGGAAGCGGATGAGCAGGAATTCACAGACACGAGCAATGTCAGCGGGTTTGTCGCACAGGAAGAGATTGTGCTGGACCTCTCCGATGGATCGCCGCCCGGGTTCGGCACCGCCGTCAAGATGGTCATCGATATCTGGAAGCGGCCGGACCTTAGCACAGCGGAATTCAGCGCACGCTGGCGGGGCCAGCACGGAGATCTCGTTCGGCAGCACGCGGCAGCACTGGGCATTTGCAAATATGTTCAGAACCATCGCGATCCGGCTGCGAAATTCGATTTTGCCGAACTGCGAGGGTGGCAACCAGCCCCGAACGGGGTCACGGAAATGTGGTGGCCTGACATTGAGGCGATGCGGTCAGCTTTGGCCTCGCCCGAAGCCCTCTCGTCCCTGACGGCGATCTCACTGGATGAGGTCGTCTTTGCCGATCCTGCGCTGACCCGCGCTTTCGTAGCGAAGGAGCACACCATTTTCGATTATGTCGGAGCAGTGCCCTCGACGCGAGATCCGTGA